From the Deltaproteobacteria bacterium genome, the window TCCCGCGACTCCCGCCGCCGGGTCCCGCCACGCCGGTGACGGCGATCGCAAGGTCCGCCCGGAAGAGGGAGAGGGCCCCTTCCGCCATCGCGAGCGCCACCTCGCGGCTCACCGCTCCGCGCGCGGCGATCAGGCCGGGCGGAACGCCCAGAAGCGAAATCTTCGCGGAATCGCGGTACGCCACGACGCCGCCGGAAAAATAGAGGGAACTGCCGGGGATCGAGGTGATCGCTCCCCCCAACAGGCCCCCCGTGCACGACTCCGCCACGGCGAGGGTCCTCCCGGAAGCGGACAACGCCGCTCCCAGGAGCTTCGCCGCCGAGGCGGTCAACCGGTCAGCCAAGTGATCCCCCGATACGCGAGTCCCGCGCACGCCCCTGCCGCCAGGTCGTCCGCCACCACGTAGACGGCCCCCTTGCGGGCGTCGAGCCATGCCACGGGGCCGAATTTGAACACATCGAAAAAACGGAACAGCAGGAAGAGCAGGAGGACGGGGCGAACCCCCCAGGGGATGCCGGTGGCCGCCAGCAGCATCCCGGCGATCTCGTCGATGACCACGGACCCGGGGTCCGGCCTCCCCGTCGCGGCCATCTCCTCCCTGGCGGCGGGGACGGAAACGAGGAGCACCGCGCACAGGAGGAGAAGATGACGCATCCCCCATCCGCCCGACCAGTACCAGAGGGGCAGGGCGACCAGGGTCCCCGCCGTCCCGGGGGCCACGGGAAACCGACCCGTTCCGAACCCCGTGGCGACGGCGCGCAACCCTCCGCGGACCCACCTATTTTCCCGAAAACGATTGACTTGTACGGCGCCCATGTCGGATATTTACTACTGTATGTCAATAAAACCACATTTTCCAACGATGGAATGATCGAGCCTCCGGAAACTCCGGACGACCTTTACCTGCAGCGGGTCACGCAGGCGGTGACCGAATTCGCCAAGGGGATCAAAAGCGCGAGCTTTTATCCCGCCGGTCATCCTGTCCTGCTGCAAGCCGTCACGAAGATCATCCAGCTGTTCGAGGCGATCCCCCTGCCCGAACAGGGCCTTTCGATCGACGTCACGAAGAACGCCCTCCTCTACCGGGACGTCCCGCTGCCCACCGGCGGGAACAAGGCGGTCACGGACCTCAACCGGGAGCTGTACCTGCGGCGCGCGTCACGGCTCATCTTTCTTCCCAACCTCCAGCCGGACGAAGTCGTCGCTTGTCTCAAGGCCATCACGCGGGATCCGGAGGAAATCCAGGACGCCGGGG encodes:
- a CDS encoding nicotinamide-nucleotide amidohydrolase family protein codes for the protein MADRLTASAAKLLGAALSASGRTLAVAESCTGGLLGGAITSIPGSSLYFSGGVVAYRDSAKISLLGVPPGLIAARGAVSREVALAMAEGALSLFRADLAIAVTGVAGPGGGSRGKPAGTVWVVVVAPGGVRYAHRFRFPGGREAVRRETVRASLGAAIDVLRSEAAEGE
- a CDS encoding phosphatidylglycerophosphatase A, with amino-acid sequence MRAVATGFGTGRFPVAPGTAGTLVALPLWYWSGGWGMRHLLLLCAVLLVSVPAAREEMAATGRPDPGSVVIDEIAGMLLAATGIPWGVRPVLLLFLLFRFFDVFKFGPVAWLDARKGAVYVVADDLAAGACAGLAYRGITWLTG